A region of Ferruginibacter albus DNA encodes the following proteins:
- a CDS encoding dipeptide epimerase → MKVSYQQFNLPFKYPFTISKGTKTHQPTLIVALKHFGVKGYGEAPAINYYNITVEKMIEDLERKKQFVEKFSFTDPERYWHYLHHLYPANNFLVCALDMAGWDLYGKLKRKQLHELWNLDISKAPLTDYTIGIDTIEKMVEKIKEKPWPIYKIKVGFENDIETVAELRKHTNAIFRVDANAAWTLEQALNKIPQLKALGVEFVEQPLAKDDWQGMKILFKESALPVIADESCVIEADVEKCVNHFHGINIKLTKCSGITPARRMITKARELGLKVMVGCMNETAVGTAAIAQLAPLLDYVDMDGTLLLSENMGEGINFDNGSILYNSLPGLGLQDISL, encoded by the coding sequence ATGAAAGTTTCATACCAACAATTTAATCTTCCATTTAAATATCCTTTTACTATCTCAAAAGGCACTAAAACTCATCAACCTACCTTAATAGTAGCGCTGAAACACTTTGGTGTCAAGGGGTATGGCGAAGCGCCGGCGATCAACTATTATAATATCACTGTAGAAAAGATGATAGAAGACCTGGAACGAAAAAAACAATTTGTAGAAAAATTTTCCTTTACTGACCCTGAACGTTATTGGCATTACCTGCATCATTTATATCCTGCTAATAATTTTTTGGTGTGTGCGTTGGATATGGCAGGATGGGATCTATATGGGAAACTGAAAAGAAAGCAATTGCATGAGTTGTGGAATTTAGATATCTCAAAAGCACCACTTACAGATTATACGATTGGCATTGATACAATAGAAAAGATGGTTGAAAAGATAAAAGAAAAACCTTGGCCGATCTATAAAATAAAAGTAGGTTTTGAAAATGATATTGAAACAGTAGCTGAATTAAGAAAACACACTAATGCGATTTTTAGGGTTGATGCCAATGCAGCATGGACATTGGAACAGGCATTGAATAAAATACCTCAATTAAAAGCGTTGGGAGTTGAGTTTGTAGAACAACCCTTGGCAAAAGATGATTGGCAAGGGATGAAGATTTTATTCAAAGAGTCTGCATTGCCGGTTATTGCAGATGAATCTTGTGTTATAGAAGCTGATGTGGAGAAATGTGTAAATCATTTTCATGGTATTAATATTAAGCTTACAAAATGTAGCGGCATAACACCTGCACGAAGAATGATCACAAAAGCACGAGAATTAGGTTTAAAAGTAATGGTCGGCTGTATGAATGAAACGGCTGTTGGGACTGCAGCTATTGCACAATTAGCACCTTTATTAGATTATGTTGATATGGATGGAACTTTACTATTGTCAGAAAATATGGGAGAAGGTATAAATTTTGATAATGGCAGTATTTTATACAATTCCTTACCAGGCTTAGGTCTTCAGGATATTTCACTTTAA